The bacterium genome has a window encoding:
- a CDS encoding SHOCT domain-containing protein, with translation MTTPNMRGSARRRAIVCAAFAAFFAAACGKAGVQTEDLTRLGREDAVQLAYETDKNGAIVPKGFAHPVTVGADTVAGILSMLTYSEHVFFKWRDRGEMFNETEVKKLAGPIASAFAQVGPDQWISFSVTSYKRDLLFKSRRLTTGWMWMEAGEKLNIVMGNFRLEMVNDIDPYDGDPRKRYQLATYRIDPTPQNLPPPIDENDEILKREHHNWTIVNVAAVREAQKAKTETPAASPPAPRDSAERLADLKRLFDQGLITQEEYDAKRREILDEL, from the coding sequence ATGACCACACCCAATATGCGCGGATCGGCAAGGCGGCGGGCGATCGTTTGCGCCGCGTTTGCGGCGTTTTTTGCCGCGGCGTGCGGCAAAGCCGGCGTCCAAACCGAAGATCTGACGCGTCTGGGCCGCGAGGACGCCGTTCAGCTTGCGTATGAGACGGATAAGAACGGCGCGATCGTCCCCAAGGGCTTCGCGCATCCGGTGACCGTCGGCGCGGACACCGTCGCCGGCATCCTCTCGATGCTGACGTATTCCGAGCACGTGTTTTTCAAGTGGCGCGACCGGGGAGAGATGTTCAACGAGACCGAAGTAAAAAAACTCGCCGGCCCCATCGCGAGCGCCTTCGCGCAGGTCGGGCCGGATCAGTGGATTTCGTTTTCCGTCACCTCGTACAAGCGCGACCTGTTGTTCAAATCGCGCCGTCTGACGACCGGCTGGATGTGGATGGAAGCCGGCGAGAAGCTCAACATCGTCATGGGAAACTTCCGCCTGGAGATGGTCAACGACATCGATCCGTACGACGGCGATCCGCGCAAACGCTACCAGCTCGCCACCTATCGCATCGATCCGACGCCGCAAAATCTGCCGCCGCCGATCGACGAGAATGACGAAATCCTCAAGCGCGAGCATCACAACTGGACGATCGTCAACGTCGCCGCCGTGCGCGAGGCGCAGAAGGCGAAGACCGAGACGCCGGCCGCGTCCCCCCCGGCGCCCCGCGACTCGGCCGAACGCCTTGCCGACCTGAAACGCCTTTTCGATCAGGGACTCATCACGCAGGAGGAATACGACGCCAAGCGCCGCGAGATTCTCGACGAGCTTTAG
- a CDS encoding RluA family pseudouridine synthase, which yields MPNPLTLIVRAEFAGMRADRALAALIPGLSRRAAADLCRAGLVTRAGRRLRPGDALSEGDAIAADLAPVIGGIAPDDFPLDVLYQDDALVAVNKPAGRHTVPLRPGDRGTLAQALAARYPEMAGAGGDPREGGVCHRLDLWTSGVLVAARTANDFAAVRAAFGAGSIRKTYLAIVAGAPPDAFDVDAPIGHPSRRAPRVAVGGKGRGVVPARTRFAVIERVGETAIVRAYCATGAMHQVRAHAAHAGFPLVGDTLYGGPPHPAGRYFLHAHTIELPHPRTGETMSIHAPPPEEFPVAIGEMGVEGRRTKWT from the coding sequence ATGCCGAACCCGTTGACCCTGATCGTACGCGCCGAGTTCGCGGGCATGCGCGCCGACCGCGCACTCGCCGCCCTGATCCCCGGTCTGTCGCGCCGAGCCGCGGCCGATCTTTGCCGCGCGGGCCTGGTGACGCGGGCAGGCCGCCGCCTTCGCCCCGGCGACGCACTCTCCGAGGGTGACGCGATCGCCGCCGACCTGGCACCGGTGATCGGCGGGATTGCGCCGGACGACTTCCCGCTCGACGTGCTGTATCAGGACGACGCGCTCGTCGCCGTCAACAAGCCCGCCGGACGCCACACCGTGCCGCTTCGTCCGGGCGATCGGGGCACCCTCGCGCAGGCTCTCGCCGCGCGGTATCCCGAAATGGCCGGTGCCGGCGGCGATCCGCGCGAGGGCGGCGTGTGTCATCGGCTGGACCTGTGGACAAGCGGCGTCCTTGTCGCCGCGCGCACGGCGAACGATTTCGCGGCGGTGCGCGCCGCGTTCGGCGCCGGAAGCATTCGCAAGACGTATCTCGCAATTGTCGCGGGTGCGCCGCCGGATGCGTTCGACGTCGATGCGCCCATCGGCCACCCGTCGCGTCGCGCGCCGCGCGTCGCGGTGGGCGGCAAGGGGCGCGGCGTCGTGCCCGCGCGCACGCGGTTTGCGGTGATCGAGCGCGTGGGCGAAACGGCGATCGTGCGCGCGTATTGCGCCACCGGCGCGATGCATCAGGTCCGCGCGCACGCCGCGCACGCCGGCTTTCCGCTCGTGGGCGACACGCTTTACGGAGGCCCGCCGCACCCGGCCGGGCGGTATTTCCTTCACGCGCATACGATCGAATTGCCACACCCGCGCACGGGCGAGACGATGTCGATCCATGCGCCGCCGCCGGAGGAGTTTCCGGTGGCGATCGGGGAGATGGGCGTGGAAGGGCGTCGGACAAAATGGACTTGA
- a CDS encoding alpha/beta hydrolase — MTEIKQAFISSFDGTEIYYEASGKGLPIVLCDGVGCAGYVWKYFEQHFRATNRLIHMHYRGHGKSAVPEDGNLLRIVDTVKDIARVLDDDGQESAILVGHSMGVQVILEFYRQYPERVDGLVPVCGSYGHPLRTFNNANVEWVFPLFYFPAVLTPWVFTPLWKYLAPSKIGYWMAVMTEINHHLVHEEDFLPYFRDLAKVPVRVFMKMVDSASRHTAEDILGTIRVPVLIVAGEHDGFTPGRLSEHMRDAIPGAELLMLAKSTHTAPIEQPQLMNLRIEKWLRRHFGQLPPDEQHLATRRLDLNLKVAARR; from the coding sequence ATGACGGAAATCAAGCAGGCATTCATTTCGTCGTTTGACGGCACGGAAATTTATTACGAGGCGTCGGGTAAGGGCCTGCCGATCGTGCTTTGCGACGGCGTCGGGTGCGCGGGATATGTCTGGAAATATTTCGAGCAGCATTTCCGCGCGACCAACCGCCTCATCCACATGCACTACCGCGGCCACGGCAAAAGCGCGGTGCCCGAGGACGGCAATCTTTTGCGGATTGTCGATACCGTAAAGGACATCGCGCGCGTTCTCGACGACGACGGCCAGGAGTCCGCGATCCTCGTCGGCCACTCGATGGGCGTGCAGGTCATCCTGGAATTCTATCGGCAGTACCCCGAGCGCGTGGACGGCCTTGTTCCCGTTTGCGGCAGCTACGGCCACCCGCTGCGCACCTTCAATAACGCGAACGTCGAGTGGGTCTTCCCGCTGTTCTATTTCCCGGCGGTCCTGACGCCCTGGGTTTTCACGCCGCTGTGGAAGTACCTCGCGCCGTCGAAGATCGGTTACTGGATGGCGGTGATGACCGAAATCAACCACCACCTCGTCCACGAGGAGGATTTCCTCCCTTACTTTCGCGACCTCGCCAAGGTGCCCGTGCGCGTGTTCATGAAGATGGTCGATTCCGCGAGCCGGCACACCGCCGAGGACATCCTGGGAACGATCCGCGTGCCCGTTCTGATCGTCGCGGGCGAGCACGACGGTTTCACACCCGGGCGCCTGTCCGAGCACATGCGCGACGCCATCCCGGGCGCGGAGCTTCTGATGCTCGCCAAATCGACGCACACCGCGCCGATCGAGCAGCCGCAGCTCATGAACCTGCGCATCGAGAAATGGCTGCGACGCCATTTCGGCCAGCTCCCGCCCGACGAACAGCACCTAGCGACGCGCCGGCTCGATCTGAACCTGAAGGTCGCCGCGCGGCGTTAA
- the rdgB gene encoding RdgB/HAM1 family non-canonical purine NTP pyrophosphatase translates to MRSRLIVATNNAGKMRELRRILEPLGFSLVTAREAGVEDAADEIGETFEENAIAKARFVAERTGEPAIADDSGIAIDALGGAPGVRSARFAGPDATDDNNNRRLLESLRDVPDGERGARYVCVAACVAPDGRLLTARGEAEGVITRAPRGRGGFGYDPYVLDEASAKTFAEMTAGEKDAISHRGRAFRALARSLPAFLERHGDDRSRDR, encoded by the coding sequence ATGCGCTCGCGCCTGATCGTCGCCACCAACAACGCCGGCAAGATGCGCGAACTGCGGCGCATCCTTGAACCGCTTGGGTTTTCGCTCGTGACCGCGCGCGAGGCGGGCGTGGAAGATGCCGCGGACGAGATCGGCGAAACCTTCGAGGAAAATGCGATCGCAAAGGCGCGATTTGTCGCCGAACGTACGGGCGAACCCGCGATCGCCGATGACTCGGGCATCGCGATCGACGCGCTCGGCGGCGCGCCCGGCGTACGTTCCGCGCGTTTTGCCGGACCCGACGCGACGGACGACAACAACAACCGCCGGCTCCTGGAATCGCTGCGCGACGTTCCGGACGGTGAGCGCGGCGCACGATACGTTTGCGTCGCGGCCTGCGTCGCCCCGGATGGCCGCTTGCTGACCGCGCGTGGCGAGGCGGAAGGCGTCATCACGCGCGCGCCGCGCGGCAGGGGCGGCTTTGGCTACGATCCATACGTGCTCGACGAGGCGTCCGCGAAAACCTTCGCCGAGATGACCGCCGGTGAGAAGGACGCCATCAGCCACCGAGGACGCGCCTTTCGCGCGTTGGCTAGAAGCCTGCCTGCATTTCTCGAACGCCACGGCGACGATCGGAGCCGCGACCGTTAG